The following are encoded together in the Daucus carota subsp. sativus chromosome 5, DH1 v3.0, whole genome shotgun sequence genome:
- the LOC108220518 gene encoding reactive Intermediate Deaminase A, chloroplastic encodes MAWCGAVARSLNVPAVDMGALRSRCGPYAAGLGFVSVAGTTLWRSPSSKSKPFASLTISSQACVKEAVQTDKAPAALGPYCQAIKSNNLLFMSGVLGLDPETGKFVSDGVEEQTEQVLKNMGEILKASGASYSSVVKTTIMLADLKDFKKVNEIYAKYFPAPAPARSTYQVAALPLDAKIEIECIAAL; translated from the exons ATGGCTTGGTGTGGAGCAGTCGCAAGAAGCTTGAATGTGCCGGCGGTGGACATGGGCGCATTACGCAGCCGTTGTGGCCCATATGCAGCTGGGCTGGGCTTTGTTTCCGTCGCCGGAACCACCTTGTGGCGATCCCCGTCATCTAAATCAAAGCCCTTTGCTTCCCTCACCATTTCTTCTCAAGCCT gTGTCAAGGAGGCTGTTCAAACAGATAAAGCTCCAGCCGCCTTGGGCCCCTATTGTCAGGCCATCAAATCCAATAATCTTCTTTTCATGTCTGGTGTTCTTGGTCTGGACCCCGAG ACGGGGAAGTTCGTCTCAGATGGTGTAGAAGAACAAACTGAGCAG GTCCTCAAGAATATGGGGGAGATTCTTAAAGCAAGTGGTGCTAGCTATTCCTCCGTAGTGAAGACAACAATTAT GTTGGCTGATCTGAAAGACTTCAAGAAAGTGAATGAGATCTATGCTAAAT ACTTTCCAGCACCTGCACCAGCTCGTTCTACATACCAGGTTGCAGCATTACCATTGGATGCAAAGATAGAGATCGAGTGCATAGCAGCGCTCTAA
- the LOC108222355 gene encoding NEP1-interacting protein 1: MQIKAAVFFTVIKKAIWALTTCLFALGGAVVGTITGAIKGQTTETGLARGAGIGAVVGAVTAIQLMDSITNGESFSKAALLCSLLNGKVFVEWASPALLKAYQWQVSSIDASSSIEISDLFEVTLSKGLSQNYINKLPVHRFSAASITSSCYETSCAICLQDAKNGDLARTLPDCRHCFHLHCIDEWLTRQGSCPICRKDV; encoded by the exons ATGCAGATCAAAGCCGCTGTTTTCTTCACTGTTATTAAGAAAGCAATATGGGCTCTTACGACGTGTCTTTTTGCTTTAG GAGGGGCAGTCGTAGGAACAATTACAGGGGCCATTAAGGGGCAGACAACAGAGACTGGGCTTGCACGTGGGGCTGGAATTGGTGCGGTTGTAGGGGCTGTCACTGCCATCCAGTTGATGGATTCTATAACTAACGGCGAGTCATTTTCCAAG gCCGCTCTGCTCTGTAGCCTTCTAAATGGCAAGGTCTTTGTGGAATGGGCGAGTCCTGCATTACTGAAAGCATACCAGTGGCAA GTCAGTTCTATTGATGCAAGCTCATCAATAGAAATTTCAGATCTGTTTGAAGTCACTTTGAGCAAAGGTTTATCTCAGAATTACATCAACAAGTTACCCGTACACAGATTCAGCGCGGCCAGTATCACAAGTAGTTGCTATGAGACTTCTTGTGCAATTTGTTTACAG GATGCGAAGAACGGGGACTTGGCAAGGACTTTACCGGATTGCAGACACTGCTTTCATTTACATTGTATAGATGAATGGCTAACAAGACAAGGGTCTTGCCCAATTTGTAGAAAAGATGTATAA
- the LOC108220865 gene encoding 7-deoxyloganetin glucosyltransferase, whose amino-acid sequence MMDNSGRQQRGGMPHVVCMPYPAQGHVAPMLNLAKLLHHKGFYITFVHTHFNYNRLLRSGALNSQFSSHSPTFRFETIPDGLPPPDNPDATQNIIELCVSTSIHCLAPFRDVVAKLNKLPDVPPVSCIISDAIMAFTLEVSQELRIPNVFFWTVNAFTLVCYLHYSAIRNLALQQHAASINSKNDYLDYMIDWLPGIGNVRLRDTPSMIWDPALPDYFVEFCIREISRTRKASAVILNTFDALESDIIYQISNMIDLHVYPIGPVHSLYKSVIPDDVETGSIQSNLWKEDSTCIEWLDSKQVGSVIYVNFGSITVMSPQHLEEFAWGLANSMHNFLWIIRPDLVMGDSPLLPPDFITQTKGRGLLASWCDQQQVLTHLSIGGFLTHCGWNSTLESLSAGVPMICWPFFADQLCVRHCVCRMWEVGVEVEEDVKRLGVEKLVRELMEGNGGKEMKKRALEWKNKCQRAIAGKCNGSSCLNLDRMVNEVILSQIDREKGSSR is encoded by the exons ATGATGGATAACAGTGGAAGGCAGCAAAGGGGCGGCATGCCTCATGTTGTGTGCATGCCTTATCCAGCTCAAGGTCACGTAGCCCCAATGCTAAACCTAGCCAAGCTTCTTCACCACAAAGGCTTTTACATCACTTTCGTCCACACTCACTTCAACTACAACCGCTTGCTCAGATCAGGCGCCCTCAATTCACAATTCTCCTCCCACTCCCCCACCTTTCGTTTCGAAACCATCCCTGACGGCCTTCCTCCCCCGGATAACCCCGACGCCACTCAGAACATCATCGAGCTCTGTGTTTCCACCTCTATTCACTGCCTTGCTCCGTTCCGTGATGTGGTGGCTAAGCTCAATAAGTTGCCGGACGTGCCTCCGGTGAGCTGTATAATTTCTGATGCAATCATGGCTTTTACACTTGAAGTATCGCAGGAGCTTCGCATTCCCAATGTTTTCTTTTGGACGGTTAATGCTTTTACTCTTGTGTGCTACTTGCACTACTCCGCTATCCGCAACTTAGCTTTGCAGCAACATGCAG CGAGTATCAACTCCAAAAATGATTATCTCGACTACATGATCGATTGGCTGCCTGGAATCGGTAATGTTCGTTTGCGTGACACTCCATCTATGATTTGGGATCCCGCCTTGCCTGATTACTTCGTCGAGTTTTGCATTCGTGAAATATCCAGGACTCGCAAGGCTTCTGCCGTGATTCTCAACACTTTTGATGCACTCGAGTCTGATATTATTTACCAAATTTCCAACATGATTGATCTTCATGTCTACCCCATCGGACCCGTTCACAGCCTTTACAAGTCGGTCATTCCCGATGATGTGGAAACCGGATCTATTCAATCCAATTTGTGGAAAGAAGACTCGACTTGTATTGAGTGGTTGGATTCAAAACAAGTCGGGTCGGTGATTTATGTCAACTTCGGTAGCATCACAGTCATGAGCCCGCAACACTTGGAAGAGTTTGCATGGGGACTCGCCAATAGCATGCACAATTTTCTATGGATCATCAGACCGGATCTAGTCATGGGTGACTCACCACTTCTCCCTCCGGATTTCATAACCCAGACTAAAGGAAGAGGTTTGCTAGCAAGCTGGTGTGACCAGCAACAAGTGTTGACCCACTTGTCGATTGGAGGGTTTTTGACTCATTGCGGATGGAACTCGACCCTGGAGAGCTTGTCGGCCGGAGTGCCGATGATTTGCTGGCCATTTTTTGCTGATCAATTATGCGTCCGTCATTGTGTTTGCAGAATGTGGGaggttggagttgaagttgagGAAGACGTGAAGCGACTAGGAGTGGAAAAGTTGGTGAGGGAGTTGATGGAAGGAAACGGGGGGAAGGAAATGAAGAAGAGGGCTCTGGAGTGGAAAAATAAATGTCAAAGGGCCATAGCTGGTAAATGCAACGGTTCGTCATGTTTGAATCTGGACAGAATGGTGAATGAAGTCATTTTATCACAGATTGATCGGGAAAAAGGGAGTAGTAGGTAA